From a single Mesotoga sp. Brook.08.105.5.1 genomic region:
- the rlmB gene encoding 23S rRNA (guanosine(2251)-2'-O)-methyltransferase RlmB translates to MYLHGRNVLKELLGIDSSLLRIKRILFTNQRNVDSQLLELANEAKAKGFKIEEMPPEKLANLCREKKHQGVVIDLKEFSYVDSEEMLDNLEEQNTATIVLLDQIQDPHNLGAIIRTSVAVGADAIAITSSNSAEITPAVVKVSAGLAFSIPVIKIVNMAQFEKSLKERGFWIYASDMDGIPYYENEYSDKSAIIFGNEGKGVRRLVKERSDVLISIPMERTVDSLNVAAAAAIILFDRRRQLAVRGE, encoded by the coding sequence ATGTATCTCCATGGCAGAAATGTTCTGAAAGAACTGCTTGGAATCGACTCGTCACTACTGAGAATCAAACGAATACTCTTTACCAATCAGAGGAATGTCGATTCTCAGTTGCTTGAACTTGCCAACGAAGCGAAAGCTAAGGGGTTTAAAATAGAAGAGATGCCCCCGGAAAAACTCGCAAATCTCTGCCGAGAGAAGAAGCACCAGGGAGTGGTGATTGATCTCAAGGAGTTCTCATACGTGGATTCCGAAGAAATGCTCGATAATCTTGAAGAACAGAACACAGCAACCATTGTGCTTTTAGACCAGATCCAGGACCCACATAATCTTGGAGCGATTATCAGGACTTCGGTTGCGGTCGGGGCCGATGCCATTGCAATCACTTCAAGCAACTCTGCAGAAATTACTCCGGCAGTCGTAAAGGTCTCTGCAGGACTTGCCTTTAGTATCCCGGTAATCAAGATAGTCAATATGGCGCAATTTGAGAAATCTCTCAAAGAAAGAGGATTCTGGATATACGCTTCAGATATGGACGGAATCCCTTATTACGAAAACGAATATTCTGACAAATCGGCGATAATCTTCGGAAATGAGGGAAAAGGAGTCAGGCGGTTGGTGAAAGAGAGAAGCGACGTTCTCATTTCGATTCCCATGGAGAGAACGGTAGATTCACTGAATGTCGCTGCCGCTGCGGCTATTATCTTATTCGACAGACGACGCCAGCTCGCCGTACGAGGAGAGTGA
- a CDS encoding YbaK/EbsC family protein yields MIPEKVLAILKANDLKFYEFPEGTTPTATTAAQMLKVKVGQIAKSILFTCKSGRAYLVVCPGDRKVSLSKLKKIAGEKPRLADGTLTLRVTGFSPGGVCPFGLSGVKIIVDQSLQQYDTVFPAAGTSGSAVETNFEELVRITGAEAADVSNPMSQS; encoded by the coding sequence ATGATCCCAGAAAAGGTGCTTGCAATACTGAAGGCCAACGACCTGAAGTTCTACGAATTTCCCGAAGGGACTACACCCACAGCCACGACGGCTGCGCAGATGTTGAAGGTGAAAGTCGGCCAAATTGCAAAGTCGATTCTCTTCACTTGCAAAAGTGGAAGAGCTTATCTTGTGGTCTGCCCCGGTGATCGGAAGGTCTCGCTTTCGAAGCTGAAGAAGATAGCCGGTGAGAAACCTCGTCTGGCCGATGGGACCCTAACGCTTAGAGTGACTGGTTTCTCCCCAGGCGGAGTTTGTCCCTTTGGACTTTCAGGAGTCAAAATCATTGTCGACCAGTCTCTTCAACAGTATGATACTGTTTTTCCTGCTGCGGGGACTTCCGGTTCCGCTGTCGAGACTAATTTCGAAGAACTTGTAAGGATAACTGGTGCCGAGGCAGCCGATGTCAGCAATCCTATGTCTCAATCGTAG
- a CDS encoding serine hydrolase domain-containing protein, with protein MFRRLATVVLSVTSLSFLLFANPIDEVMNKSIAFEGFWGTVLVSRGDAILHAAGYGMADIERNIPNTPEKKFRIASITKQFTAAAVLRLLEEGTISLSDSVAKFIPEFPNGERILIHQMLNHSSGIPTMINTLELLGEVKKFEEDRTLQEAEIAYISSLPLRFEPGSSFLYSNSAYFLLSVIIERASGKRYDDYLRTNFFEPLGMNNTGYDYNEYDSGWGLPYYCDSYVIDLSSVRPADWVDRRLPGGAGGLYSTVYDLYLWDRALSSGEVLSESSLRLMESPTNELFEAGYGVFIGNELIDGEYRRVVYHDGDTKGTSTRINRYVDDDIFVVVLSNIEGRDFTALSHELAKAVIVNGMGTD; from the coding sequence TTGTTCAGAAGACTGGCTACTGTAGTGTTATCTGTCACGTCTCTTTCTTTTCTTCTATTTGCCAATCCCATAGATGAAGTTATGAATAAGAGTATTGCGTTTGAAGGCTTTTGGGGAACCGTTCTTGTCTCAAGAGGAGATGCGATCTTGCACGCAGCAGGATACGGAATGGCAGACATTGAAAGGAATATCCCCAACACTCCTGAAAAGAAGTTCAGAATTGCATCGATTACCAAGCAGTTTACCGCAGCTGCAGTTCTTAGGCTACTGGAAGAGGGGACAATATCTCTTTCAGATTCTGTTGCAAAATTCATTCCCGAATTCCCTAACGGAGAGAGAATCCTTATTCATCAGATGCTTAATCATTCTTCTGGAATTCCAACAATGATTAACACGTTAGAACTTCTTGGAGAAGTCAAGAAATTTGAGGAGGATAGAACTCTTCAAGAAGCCGAAATCGCTTACATCTCCTCTCTGCCTCTGAGATTTGAACCTGGAAGCAGCTTTCTCTACAGCAACAGCGCGTATTTTCTTCTCAGCGTCATCATAGAAAGGGCAAGCGGGAAGCGCTATGATGATTATCTGAGAACGAACTTCTTCGAACCACTGGGAATGAATAATACCGGTTACGATTACAATGAATACGATAGCGGATGGGGTCTTCCTTACTACTGTGATTCCTATGTTATAGATCTCTCTAGCGTAAGACCTGCTGATTGGGTCGATAGAAGGCTTCCCGGTGGAGCGGGGGGGTTATACTCCACTGTGTATGATCTGTATCTGTGGGACAGAGCGCTTTCCTCCGGAGAAGTGCTTTCAGAAAGCTCCTTAAGACTAATGGAGAGTCCAACGAATGAACTCTTCGAGGCAGGCTATGGAGTCTTTATCGGTAACGAGCTTATAGATGGCGAGTACAGAAGGGTCGTTTATCACGACGGGGACACGAAGGGTACCTCGACTAGAATAAATCGGTATGTCGACGACGACATCTTTGTGGTGGTGCTGAGCAACATCGAGGGAAGGGATTTCACCGCGCTCTCGCACGAACTGGCGAAAGCAGTGATAGTGAACGGTATGGGAACGGATTGA
- a CDS encoding ABC transporter substrate-binding protein, whose translation MSFLKRFFAVGFMVLFFVLSLAFEIVDDLGRLVAIDNPPDRVVIASPAITRYLEVLGVSSRIVGVTDWDPYALSNEVEKIGNLVPLNLEKILSLGPDLVMISGGFQEPEVAKLEKIGISTFVMNPNSFEDIYRNLMVVGNLFGIPDKGRITAMNFRDEVLEIAKDSYNVPQSEKPKVVYIMIVGEVSDIWTCGTGSFVNQAIAYAGGANVGAPYSGNNGWFPVSPEFVLNSQPDIILVPYYYEGGQEEAVKMITSYKPFADLPAVKNNRVYPLYDGLTAYANPDFVDLVKTLKEFFY comes from the coding sequence GTGAGTTTTTTGAAGAGGTTTTTTGCAGTCGGCTTTATGGTACTGTTCTTTGTTCTGTCACTAGCATTTGAAATCGTGGATGATCTTGGAAGACTCGTGGCGATTGACAATCCCCCCGATAGGGTTGTCATAGCTTCGCCTGCGATCACCAGATATCTCGAAGTTCTGGGTGTATCATCCAGGATCGTAGGAGTGACTGACTGGGACCCGTATGCCTTATCGAATGAAGTGGAGAAAATAGGCAATCTCGTTCCTCTCAACCTTGAGAAGATTCTCTCGCTTGGTCCTGATCTGGTAATGATCTCTGGTGGCTTTCAAGAGCCGGAAGTTGCCAAGCTCGAGAAGATCGGGATCTCTACCTTCGTAATGAATCCAAACTCTTTCGAGGATATCTACAGAAACCTCATGGTTGTCGGCAATTTGTTCGGCATACCTGATAAAGGACGTATAACGGCGATGAACTTCAGAGATGAGGTTCTTGAAATCGCAAAAGACTCCTATAATGTTCCACAGAGTGAGAAGCCCAAAGTTGTGTATATAATGATAGTCGGTGAGGTAAGCGATATCTGGACTTGTGGAACGGGATCTTTCGTTAACCAGGCAATCGCATATGCCGGCGGAGCAAACGTCGGAGCACCTTACAGCGGAAATAACGGATGGTTTCCCGTCAGTCCTGAATTTGTTCTTAACTCCCAGCCGGACATAATTCTTGTGCCATATTATTACGAAGGCGGTCAGGAAGAGGCGGTAAAAATGATAACTTCTTACAAACCCTTTGCAGATCTTCCTGCAGTGAAGAATAACCGAGTCTACCCGCTTTACGACGGCCTAACCGCATATGCAAACCCTGATTTTGTGGACCTCGTGAAGACGTTGAAAGAGTTCTTCTATTGA
- a CDS encoding iron ABC transporter permease produces MKRAALFAFFSTASVLGMLWLSSFGTVNYSLNEIFGIFLGDSSEPASSIYVNLRLPRLLVAFLIGSGLAVGGNGLQLTLKNPLADPYIIGISAGASFGAVLSLFLRDVGRISLNMDLLAFVFALFSSFLTYTISRRGGRIPITTLVLSGVIVSFLFNAAVTFLVVFAWRNVITLHFWSLGSLSGVTWDDFFRLLPIIILQYALFTIIRRRMIIMAAGEEHAITVGVHPERIKFLVFFTVSIVSAIAVATAGLIGFVGLVIPHMVRLAFGTDSKLNLPATAMFGGVFLVVCDTIARTLFQPTELPIGAVTALVGAPVFIYLLRSREVANDG; encoded by the coding sequence TTGAAACGCGCTGCACTTTTCGCGTTTTTCTCCACAGCATCCGTACTTGGGATGCTGTGGCTCTCGAGTTTCGGAACAGTCAATTATTCGTTGAATGAGATTTTCGGCATATTTCTTGGAGACTCTTCGGAACCAGCTTCCAGTATCTATGTGAATCTCAGACTTCCGAGATTATTAGTGGCTTTCCTGATCGGCTCAGGGTTGGCGGTAGGTGGAAATGGACTTCAACTTACCCTAAAGAATCCCCTTGCAGACCCATATATTATCGGCATATCGGCAGGAGCCTCCTTTGGAGCTGTGTTGTCTTTGTTCTTGAGAGATGTTGGCAGAATATCGCTGAACATGGATCTCCTTGCTTTCGTCTTTGCCTTGTTTTCTTCATTCCTGACCTATACAATCTCCCGGAGAGGAGGGAGAATCCCTATAACAACACTCGTTCTTTCCGGAGTAATAGTCTCCTTTCTTTTCAACGCGGCGGTGACTTTTCTTGTCGTATTTGCCTGGCGAAATGTTATTACCTTGCACTTCTGGTCTCTCGGTTCTCTTTCGGGTGTTACCTGGGATGATTTTTTCAGACTACTTCCGATTATTATTCTTCAGTATGCTTTGTTCACGATAATTCGCCGAAGAATGATAATAATGGCAGCCGGAGAAGAACACGCCATAACCGTCGGAGTTCACCCGGAGCGCATAAAGTTCCTCGTATTCTTCACCGTATCAATCGTTTCGGCAATTGCAGTCGCAACAGCCGGTTTGATTGGTTTTGTGGGGCTTGTTATACCCCACATGGTTAGGCTGGCCTTTGGCACTGACAGCAAGCTGAACCTACCTGCAACTGCGATGTTCGGCGGGGTTTTTCTGGTGGTCTGCGATACCATTGCGAGAACGCTCTTTCAACCCACGGAACTCCCAATCGGTGCAGTGACTGCCCTGGTAGGCGCTCCCGTCTTCATATATCTTCTAAGAAGCAGGGAAGTGGCTAATGATGGTTGA
- a CDS encoding ABC transporter ATP-binding protein: MMVDPIQVRDLHFSYGKEEVLSGIDLELRHGEVLGILGPNGSGKSTLMGVICGIRKNWNGLVKIMGEDLHGLSTKKLARIVSYIPQSFEPSFDLKVETIVSFGRNPHLRGLGNLTNEDYMIIDESMRLTEVYGFKDRPFSTLSGGEKQRVIIAKALAQEGKILLMDEFTTHLDPGHARRVGKIATDLVRAKGLSAIAIFHDINQAVEISDTLLFINNGRVITSGKVWDVVTPEIIRQVYDLKSKIMQNPVSGLPLVVFYD, encoded by the coding sequence ATGATGGTTGATCCAATACAGGTAAGAGATCTGCATTTCAGTTATGGAAAGGAAGAGGTTCTGAGTGGAATCGATCTGGAACTCAGGCACGGGGAAGTGCTTGGAATACTGGGACCAAACGGGAGTGGAAAATCAACTCTGATGGGTGTTATCTGTGGAATTAGAAAGAACTGGAACGGACTTGTGAAAATCATGGGAGAAGATCTTCACGGTCTCTCAACAAAAAAACTGGCAAGAATAGTATCTTACATACCACAGAGCTTCGAACCGTCATTCGATCTGAAAGTTGAGACTATTGTTTCGTTTGGAAGAAACCCACATTTGAGGGGACTGGGAAACTTAACAAATGAGGATTACATGATAATTGACGAATCGATGAGGCTTACGGAAGTATACGGATTCAAGGATCGTCCCTTCAGTACACTCAGCGGAGGCGAGAAACAGCGTGTAATAATCGCAAAGGCTCTTGCCCAGGAAGGAAAGATACTTCTTATGGACGAGTTCACAACTCATCTAGATCCGGGGCACGCAAGAAGAGTTGGAAAAATCGCGACTGATCTCGTCCGCGCAAAGGGACTAAGTGCAATAGCGATCTTTCACGATATAAATCAGGCGGTAGAGATTTCAGACACGCTCTTATTCATCAATAATGGAAGAGTGATTACTTCAGGCAAGGTCTGGGATGTCGTTACTCCGGAAATCATTAGGCAGGTTTACGACCTCAAATCAAAAATCATGCAAAACCCGGTCAGCGGGCTGCCGCTGGTAGTGTTCTACGATTGA
- a CDS encoding ribonuclease III domain-containing protein yields the protein MNTFNNEFDDASLGSLFDVSAAPDKLSLDSLAFVGDAVYTLYFRLRTLPQAHRRAGHQHNIVKDYVSAPGQKKALEEIEGLLDEEERKIVRRGYNSRGSKKHGDDEDYRMATALEVLIGHLFLEGRVKRIKDLLERVI from the coding sequence ATGAATACCTTTAATAATGAGTTTGACGATGCCTCCTTAGGCAGCCTCTTTGACGTCTCAGCCGCTCCCGACAAGCTTTCCCTTGACAGTCTTGCCTTTGTGGGAGATGCAGTGTACACTCTTTACTTCAGATTGAGGACTCTCCCGCAGGCGCATCGGAGGGCAGGTCATCAGCACAATATTGTGAAAGACTATGTAAGCGCTCCCGGTCAGAAAAAGGCTCTCGAAGAAATCGAAGGACTTCTCGATGAAGAGGAGAGGAAGATCGTCAGACGGGGTTACAATTCAAGAGGCTCGAAAAAACATGGGGACGACGAGGATTATAGAATGGCTACCGCTCTCGAGGTCCTTATTGGTCATCTATTCCTTGAGGGAAGAGTCAAAAGGATAAAAGATCTGCTCGAAAGGGTGATTTAA
- the mutL gene encoding DNA mismatch repair endonuclease MutL, whose amino-acid sequence MRIRELSSDVVRKIAAGEVVTGCFSVVKELVENSIDAGATAIEIEIKSGGKEYIMVRDNGRGMTREEASVAILPHTTSKIVSIDDLDTLLTFGFRGEALSTIASVSRMRLSTVSDTEELGVALDIAGGDIIGEKPLSGSNGTAVEVYDLLYNTPARRKFLKSASIEGRMVTEMVQRFILAFDKIDFTYSRDSQVIFDTRGLESVEARAALIYPGLSEKDLIPVSESSAEIKIRGFVTLPNRTRKNRMGENIFVNGRYVRQFELNYALERGYGETLQKGNFPFAVLFIDIDPHEVDVNIHPQKLEVKFASTSSVLDQVKRAVRSAVKGAGHFTIDVVHSEESTAGRSVERRDISDIDQEHLIRDRGIKHSWRNQRVFDNSASDTYAKSRLDRHLFRSFTPAEEREQSATKEKSVGAKASFIGVFGERYLIAEFEDGLLLIDQHAAHERIIFEALKESKKISPQNLLMPLELNLERSKMDLIIAREEALKKLGFTFNFGNDKIIMVSIPQVIKTEGAIETLEEILDEMRLEGLETPERVFDNLLASIACKAAIRTGNRLDIGQAEVLFEELKKKNLLVCPHGRPISMVIRLEDLDRYFSR is encoded by the coding sequence ATGAGAATACGCGAACTGTCGTCCGATGTTGTTAGGAAGATTGCCGCAGGTGAAGTCGTAACGGGATGCTTTTCCGTAGTGAAAGAACTGGTGGAAAACAGTATAGATGCCGGTGCAACGGCTATTGAAATCGAGATCAAATCGGGCGGAAAAGAATACATAATGGTAAGAGACAACGGAAGAGGGATGACCAGAGAAGAAGCAAGCGTTGCTATTCTGCCTCATACTACCAGCAAGATTGTCTCCATAGATGATCTCGATACTCTTCTCACATTCGGCTTCCGGGGAGAGGCCCTTTCAACGATAGCCTCGGTGTCGCGCATGCGGCTGTCAACCGTCTCAGATACAGAGGAACTTGGGGTGGCTCTCGACATTGCCGGAGGCGATATCATAGGAGAGAAACCTCTCAGCGGTTCAAATGGAACTGCGGTCGAAGTCTACGATCTTCTCTATAACACGCCCGCCAGAAGGAAGTTCTTGAAATCCGCTTCAATTGAAGGCCGAATGGTAACTGAGATGGTTCAGAGGTTCATACTCGCATTCGACAAGATCGATTTCACTTATTCTCGGGATTCTCAAGTGATATTCGATACAAGGGGCCTTGAATCGGTCGAGGCCAGAGCTGCACTTATCTATCCAGGGCTTTCTGAAAAAGACTTGATACCAGTTTCGGAAAGCTCAGCAGAAATAAAGATACGGGGTTTTGTTACACTTCCAAATCGCACAAGAAAGAATAGAATGGGTGAAAACATCTTCGTGAACGGTAGATATGTGAGGCAATTTGAACTGAATTATGCTCTCGAGAGGGGTTACGGAGAGACTCTTCAAAAGGGGAATTTTCCTTTTGCAGTTCTCTTTATCGATATCGATCCTCACGAAGTCGATGTTAACATCCATCCACAGAAGCTCGAAGTGAAATTTGCGTCTACTTCATCCGTTCTGGATCAAGTGAAGAGAGCTGTACGGTCTGCCGTTAAAGGCGCCGGTCATTTCACAATCGATGTGGTTCATAGCGAAGAGAGCACCGCCGGAAGATCGGTTGAACGGAGAGATATCTCAGACATTGATCAGGAGCATTTAATAAGGGATCGCGGAATAAAACACTCCTGGAGGAACCAGAGAGTCTTCGATAACAGTGCGAGCGACACTTATGCGAAGTCCAGACTAGATCGTCACCTTTTCAGATCATTCACTCCCGCTGAAGAGCGCGAACAATCAGCAACCAAAGAAAAGAGTGTGGGAGCAAAAGCTAGCTTCATCGGCGTTTTCGGAGAACGGTATTTGATTGCGGAATTCGAGGACGGTCTCTTGTTGATCGATCAGCACGCCGCTCATGAGAGGATCATTTTCGAGGCTCTCAAAGAAAGCAAGAAGATCTCCCCTCAGAATCTTCTCATGCCGCTTGAGCTGAATCTCGAGAGGTCCAAAATGGATCTGATTATCGCGAGAGAGGAAGCGTTGAAGAAACTTGGGTTCACTTTCAATTTCGGCAATGATAAAATCATAATGGTATCCATTCCTCAAGTCATTAAGACGGAGGGTGCAATAGAGACTCTCGAGGAAATTCTAGATGAGATGAGGTTGGAAGGTCTTGAAACTCCCGAGAGGGTTTTCGATAATCTGTTAGCCTCAATCGCGTGCAAAGCGGCAATTAGGACTGGAAACAGACTTGACATAGGGCAGGCTGAAGTTCTCTTTGAAGAGTTGAAGAAGAAGAATCTTCTTGTATGCCCCCATGGAAGACCGATATCCATGGTAATAAGGCTGGAGGATCTGGACAGATACTTCTCCAGATAG
- the alaS gene encoding alanine--tRNA ligase: MKFMTGAEIRESYLNFFESKGHKRIQSASLIPNDPQLMFTVAGMVPFKPIFWGKVEATYKRVTTCQKCVRTNDIENVGRTPRHQTFFEMLGNFSFGDYFKREAIKWGWEFVTEHLALPDELLWVSIYLDDDEAFSIWRDEVGVPEKKIVRLGKADNWWGPAGPSGPCGPDSEIFIDRGYGNNCPDPENCSPACDCGRFLEFWNLVFTEFNQDEEGNLSYLERKNIDTGFGLERAASILQNVDSNFDTDLFIPIIRKIEELLGVKYKEKEISDVSIKVIADHARSIAFMVSDGVLPSNEGRGYVLRRVLRRAVRHSSLLGYDSPFLYRIVETVAEQMGNVYPELKDRLSFTQEIIMKEEERFLSTLLNGEKRLKSILVDKKELSGSELFILHDTYGFPLELVEEIVADTGVTLDKEGYEREMKLQRERAREALGDRKYLGNIEVYSSIFPTTGNSKFTGYSRLEDRSTIVAILKDGDAVEALEEGETGDVILEKTPFYPERGGQVTDTGLIETETALARVESVFIPYQEMIVHRISVEEGTLRVKDQARLIVDTDRRKAIMRNHTATHLLHAALRKIIGGHIHQSGSLVLPDRLRFDFSHFQSLSTDEINKVENMVNEEILKAKPVEKAEKSFDEIKGEDVMALFEEKYGDKVRVITVEGFSRELCGGTHVNNTGEIGLFKILSETSVAAGTRRIEAITGTTSLEYFRNLFNRQKTIREVLEVPEDVIIQRLQGILDELRSGGQEIVRLKEKLLSGDALMKDKRMTVKGVNLLIRRVENAPSSALRNGADVLLSKENGGIVIIFNELEDSISFVVKVEKKLTDRFKAGEIAKKIAHDLGGGGGGRPDFAQAGGKDVSKLEAIIDRIDEYL, from the coding sequence ATGAAATTCATGACCGGAGCTGAGATAAGGGAGAGTTATCTCAACTTCTTTGAATCGAAGGGCCACAAAAGAATACAGAGTGCTTCTCTTATCCCTAACGATCCACAACTGATGTTCACTGTTGCCGGTATGGTTCCTTTCAAACCAATCTTCTGGGGAAAAGTCGAAGCCACATACAAGAGAGTCACAACTTGTCAAAAGTGTGTGAGAACCAACGATATTGAAAATGTTGGTAGAACTCCCAGACATCAGACTTTTTTTGAAATGCTTGGAAACTTCTCGTTTGGAGATTATTTTAAGAGAGAAGCAATAAAGTGGGGCTGGGAGTTCGTTACGGAGCATTTGGCTCTACCGGATGAGCTCCTATGGGTTTCGATTTACCTAGATGACGATGAAGCGTTCTCAATATGGAGAGATGAAGTCGGAGTCCCCGAGAAGAAGATTGTTAGGCTTGGGAAGGCGGATAATTGGTGGGGACCAGCCGGCCCTTCGGGTCCTTGTGGACCTGATTCAGAGATTTTCATAGACAGGGGTTACGGAAACAACTGCCCTGATCCCGAAAACTGCAGTCCTGCTTGTGACTGCGGAAGATTCCTTGAATTCTGGAATCTTGTATTTACTGAGTTTAACCAGGATGAGGAAGGAAATCTCTCCTATCTAGAAAGAAAGAATATCGATACCGGATTCGGGCTTGAACGAGCTGCCTCGATTCTTCAGAATGTCGACTCAAACTTCGATACTGATCTGTTCATACCCATAATCAGGAAGATAGAAGAGCTTCTGGGAGTCAAGTACAAGGAGAAGGAAATCTCCGATGTCTCGATCAAAGTTATCGCAGATCATGCGAGATCAATTGCATTCATGGTTTCCGACGGAGTCTTACCTTCCAATGAGGGAAGGGGTTACGTGCTCAGGAGAGTCCTAAGGAGGGCTGTGAGGCACAGTTCTTTACTTGGCTACGATTCTCCATTTCTTTACAGAATAGTGGAGACGGTCGCTGAACAGATGGGGAACGTATATCCAGAGCTAAAAGACCGGCTTTCGTTTACGCAGGAAATCATAATGAAAGAGGAGGAGAGATTTCTTTCAACGCTGCTGAACGGCGAGAAGAGGCTTAAATCAATTCTAGTAGATAAGAAGGAACTGTCTGGCTCCGAGTTGTTCATTCTTCACGACACTTATGGATTTCCACTGGAACTTGTCGAAGAGATCGTTGCAGATACCGGCGTTACACTAGACAAAGAAGGTTATGAAAGAGAAATGAAGTTGCAAAGGGAGAGGGCAAGAGAGGCGTTGGGAGACAGGAAATATCTGGGAAACATCGAGGTCTACTCCAGTATCTTTCCAACGACCGGCAATTCAAAATTCACAGGTTACTCGAGACTTGAAGACAGATCGACCATAGTCGCGATTTTAAAGGACGGCGATGCCGTGGAAGCCCTTGAAGAAGGAGAGACTGGAGACGTCATCCTTGAAAAGACTCCCTTCTATCCCGAAAGAGGCGGGCAGGTAACGGACACCGGGCTTATCGAGACCGAGACAGCACTGGCTAGAGTTGAGAGTGTGTTCATTCCTTATCAAGAGATGATAGTCCACAGAATTTCAGTCGAAGAAGGAACGCTGCGGGTGAAGGATCAAGCCAGGCTAATTGTAGACACAGACCGAAGAAAAGCAATAATGAGAAATCACACCGCCACTCACTTGCTGCACGCAGCTCTCAGAAAAATCATAGGAGGCCACATTCATCAGTCTGGTTCACTGGTTCTACCTGACAGATTGCGCTTCGATTTCTCACACTTCCAGTCTTTGTCAACCGATGAGATAAATAAAGTGGAGAACATGGTTAACGAAGAGATCCTCAAAGCAAAACCAGTCGAAAAAGCAGAGAAGAGCTTCGATGAAATAAAGGGTGAAGACGTAATGGCCCTCTTTGAAGAAAAGTACGGCGACAAGGTTCGAGTAATCACTGTAGAGGGATTCAGCAGAGAACTGTGCGGAGGAACTCATGTAAACAACACCGGAGAAATCGGCCTCTTCAAGATTCTTTCGGAGACCTCCGTAGCGGCCGGAACAAGGAGAATTGAGGCAATAACCGGAACCACTTCGCTCGAATATTTTCGCAATCTTTTCAACAGACAGAAGACGATCAGAGAAGTACTTGAAGTTCCTGAGGATGTAATAATTCAGCGGCTTCAGGGCATACTCGACGAACTTAGGTCGGGAGGCCAGGAGATTGTCAGATTAAAAGAGAAGCTACTTTCAGGCGATGCACTAATGAAAGATAAGAGAATGACGGTCAAAGGCGTCAATCTGCTTATCAGAAGAGTAGAGAACGCGCCGTCCAGCGCTTTGAGAAACGGTGCAGATGTCCTCCTCAGCAAGGAAAATGGCGGCATAGTTATTATCTTCAATGAACTGGAAGATTCTATTTCTTTCGTCGTGAAGGTCGAGAAGAAACTTACTGACAGGTTCAAGGCAGGAGAAATCGCAAAGAAGATAGCCCACGACCTGGGAGGAGGAGGAGGAGGCAGGCCAGACTTCGCCCAGGCAGGTGGAAAGGATGTTTCAAAATTGGAAGCCATCATAGACAGGATCGATGAATACCTTTAA
- a CDS encoding phosphatidate cytidylyltransferase, with translation MKKISETNIRIVTAAVVAPFVVLCFANYYSFIGLVSAVVLFSNYEYLKFSLKDSNHQTVRIALSGIIPAIIVIYGILLDRFNDVETFAPRPELIFAVGVIALASVVIVTVSNVRSAKEIIANSVFSLIYVGFDLAFFYHIYLGFGSSMALMALTSVWLFDTGAYFIGKRFGRIRISPSYSPKKSLEGVIGGYVTTLLFMLLFVSMSKLVGLYNGPDLGIPHFMVLAVVVSVFGTIGDIVESSFKRYHGVKDSGNLLPGHGGMLDRIDGVLFVTPMFYIFLTLLT, from the coding sequence ATGAAGAAGATCTCGGAGACAAATATCAGAATAGTTACGGCTGCAGTTGTGGCACCTTTCGTGGTTCTCTGTTTCGCAAATTACTACTCCTTCATTGGTCTGGTATCTGCCGTTGTTCTCTTTTCGAACTACGAATACTTGAAGTTCAGCCTGAAGGACAGTAATCATCAGACAGTTAGAATTGCCCTGTCAGGTATTATTCCTGCAATAATCGTAATATACGGGATACTGCTTGACAGGTTCAACGATGTTGAAACTTTTGCTCCGAGACCTGAACTGATTTTCGCAGTGGGGGTAATTGCACTTGCGTCTGTGGTGATAGTAACAGTATCCAATGTTAGAAGTGCCAAAGAGATTATTGCCAATTCTGTGTTCTCATTAATCTATGTTGGTTTCGATTTGGCATTTTTCTATCACATCTATCTAGGATTTGGTTCTTCAATGGCCTTGATGGCTCTCACATCGGTGTGGCTCTTCGACACGGGAGCTTATTTCATAGGTAAACGCTTCGGTCGGATCAGAATATCTCCAAGTTATAGCCCTAAGAAAAGTCTCGAAGGTGTAATCGGAGGATATGTTACCACGCTTCTCTTCATGCTGCTTTTCGTCTCTATGAGTAAGCTCGTAGGACTCTACAACGGACCCGATCTCGGGATACCCCATTTCATGGTTCTGGCGGTTGTTGTATCCGTATTTGGCACTATTGGAGACATTGTGGAGTCGTCTTTCAAGAGGTATCACGGCGTTAAAGATTCCGGTAATCTACTTCCCGGCCATGGTGGTATGCTAGATCGAATAGATGGTGTTCTTTTTGTAACACCCATGTTCTATATATTCCTTACTCTTTTGACTTAA